The Huiozyma naganishii CBS 8797 chromosome 6, complete genome genome includes a window with the following:
- the SLD3 gene encoding Sld3p (similar to Saccharomyces cerevisiae SLD3 (YGL113W); ancestral locus Anc_6.140), which translates to MEEWVVIGMVSRLRNDVVASLANPKILQKQLLSNKTQRMLDESLFHSKYLLRDAQNDLYFLLEQYNPTFCLLYEISRVIAGNIHTVPNSRSSHSFVTEERRNYHNIEPSRLVKLWHEDLTVHNEMVLDELDMTPPNCIKPAKIERRYLPASDDPHNYIQAKYYDILFSFQTPLVYFVKSNLPRLKNMCKAAFGQPYVNHYQNLILELLLCIPKFDERYNKTAILTSDYVIDNKHGLVQRDDCLKKYGLNNVSENKDVFDDVIKLMKAREIKLQLILLLELIHINKLDTNFTNFEKVSKSRFKKRSINVMRGRGVPLTRKRKNKAKKKEEESKQNNYISEAVTDYCEQLDIYVDKLAIVELLIEAEVSSEQVATEDRTDLQELKKNIVTRSNEASSVGFTSYILVPYFNKAVPNTVKFIMKKFKGPSLTKRHIPEQQSSSQKLDSSLVTKSPPSVGSGLNPASRRNSTYSLSRKSSTASVLSLSSRPALERHVTLTSLTSDLLELNSTTSNLKEFLEAENQTIRNPSLLSRTKSDIVMNNLQKRQLPVTSVKGVPSKHSQHTSTTAASSNGRLSTAKAESSFRRVGKRKVVASNGIDPHASDQNVNVLEVIATPLKCNNVAQRKKNEYMLNSIVESPPNIQAGNVRHNSAEVQVTATPLTQTSQTQRRPSSHEIIASDQKEDTVPTDAISRNDSIQSKKKVRRRLFGP; encoded by the coding sequence ATGGAGGAATGGGTGGTCATTGGGATGGTAAGCAGGTTGCGGAATGACGTTGTTGCTTCTTTGGCCAACCCGAaaatacttcaaaaacagtTACTATCCAACAAAACACAACGAATGCTGGACGAGTCTCTATTTCATTCGAAATATCTCTTAAGAGACGCTCAAAACGAtttatattttcttttggagCAGTATAACCCTACATTCTGTCTACTATATGAAATATCAAGAGTTATTGCTGGCAACATCCACACCGTACCCAATTCGAGGTCATCTCATTCATTTGTTacagaagaaagaaggaatTACCACAACATAGAGCCTTCTCGACTGGTTAAACTCTGGCACGAAGACTTAACAGTTCACAACGAGATGGTACTTGATGAACTGGACATGACTCCTCCTAATTGCATAAAACCAGCTAAAATTGAGCGACGCTATCTCCCCGCAAGTGATGACCCCCATAATTATATTCAAGCAAAATATTATGATATCCTCTTTTCGTTTCAAACTCCGCTGGTCTATTTTGTGAAGTCGAACTTGCCAAGGTTAAAGAATATGTGTAAAGCCGCTTTCGGCCAACCCTATGTGAACCACTACCAGAATTTAATATTGGAATTACTGCTATGCATACCGAAATTTGATGAAAGATACAATAAAACGGCAATTTTAACTTCTGATTATGTTATTGATAACAAACATGGGCTTGTACAAAGAGATGATTGTCTCAAAAAATACGGTCTCAATAATGTTTCTGAAAATAAGGACGTCTTTGACGACGTTATAAAATTAATGAAAGCACGAGAGATCAAGTTACAGcttattcttcttcttgaactcaTCCATATCAATAAGCTAGATACGAATTTTACtaactttgaaaaagtaTCAAAATCAAGGTTTAAGAAACGTTCAATAAATGTTATGAGAGGAAGAGGTGTGCCTTTGACcaggaagagaaaaaataaagcaaagaagaaggaagaagagtccaaacaaaacaattACATATCAGAAGCTGTGACCGACTATTGCGAACAGCTAGATATATATGTTGATAAGTTGGCAATTGTAGAATTACTCATAGAAGCTGAGGTAAGTTCAGAGCAAGTTGCAACAGAAGACAGAACGGACCTACAAGAGCTTAAGAAAAATATTGTGACAAGAAGTAATGAGGCCTCATCCGTGGGATTTACTAGCTACATCTTGGTACCATACTTCAATAAAGCTGTCCCAAATACAGTTAAATTCATCatgaaaaaattcaaaggcCCAAGCCTAACAAAACGTCATATACCAGAACAGCAATCATCCAGTCAGAAGTTAGACTCAAGTTTGGTAACGAAATCTCCACCCTCTGTAGGTTCAGGTTTGAATCCCGCCTCTCGCCGCAACTCTACTTATAGCTTATCACGAAAGAGTTCTACAGCATCAGTACTGTCACTAAGCAGTAGACCTGCATTAGAGAGGCATGTAACACTAACATCACTCACATCTGATTTGCTCGAGTTAAATAGCACCACTTCTAATTTAAAAGAATTTCTAGAGGCTGAGAATCAAACGATTAGAAATCCTTCGCTATTGTCGAGAACCAAATCTGACATTGTAATGAACAATTTACAAAAAAGGCAATTACCAGTAACCAGTGTTAAAGGTGTACCGTCTAAACATTCCCAGCACACATCCACAACTGCTGCATCCTCTAATGGAAGATTATCAACGGCGAAGGCCGAATCATCTTTCCGCAGAGTAGGGAAGAGGAAGGTAGTAGCGTCAAACGGAATTGACCCACACGCATCTGATCAGAATGTGAATGTGCTTGAAGTAATCGCAACGCCGTTAAAATGCAATAATGTCGCacagagaaaaaagaaCGAGTATATGCTCAACAGTATTGTTGAGTCCCCTCCGAATATTCAAGCTGGTAACGTGCGTCATAATAGCGCAGAGGTTCAAGTAACTGCAACACCTCTAACACAAACATCTCAAACTCAGCGTCGACCCTCATCTCACGAAATTATTGCCTCTGATCAAAAGGAAGATACAGTTCCAACAGATGCAATTTCCCGAAACGACAGCATCCAATCCAAGAAAAAGGTCCGGAGACGTCTATTTGGTCCCTAA
- the PBP2 gene encoding telomere maintenance protein PBP2 (similar to Saccharomyces cerevisiae PBP2 (YBR233W); ancestral locus Anc_6.139) — MTVIESAAQVDSTAVNQDKSGEQPLNGLKRKNENTLEKTDLEAAIKRVALDDDPNSIGNTTSKSASPSLNVNSFSPDDENNGSTEPDQHDYVRDGTDLLQKNGVDDYVHIRMLCLVKDASAVVGPKGDAITHIKRDTNTRINVSDNLKNVRERVIYVRGQCENVASAFEQISNCIYNKCKRGLSKNGKNDSNNSLSDEKSTTSTDGSITKEEEDDTDGSKNQQLKISLQLLMPHHLMGYIIGKNGSRLKEIEEASSARLHASPHQLLPSTDRILRLSGTPTSIGKAIFHISQTLLLNKDRLKNKKTIFYQPGSIYSTLRNGSNNHISKQGLNVTNTNEMNGFVSRDTPNFYNPYSNSNRDGSLPMVMMIPPVMAQTPPQKHIAELHHLQRSQIVYTAEKVANVASFVPNSSIPNVRIVEGSFTSAPMAIVKQEIFIDENFVGNVIGKEGKHINSIKETTGCSIFIDDPEKGETSERKLVIEGTNMGAQAAIMLISNKIEIDKSNRLSRKKL, encoded by the coding sequence ATGACTGTTATAGAGAGTGCAGCACAGGTTGATTCTACTGCTGTGAATCAAGATAAAAGTGGTGAACAGCCCTTGAACGGCCTGAAGAGAAAGAATGAGAATACTCTAGAGAAAACCGATTTGGAGGCTGCGATAAAACGCGTTGCGCTGGACGATGATCCCAATTCCATTGGAAATACAACATCTAAAAGCGCGTCGCCTTCCTTAAACGTGAATTCGTTTTCGCCAGACGATGAGAACAACGGTAGTACTGAACCGGACCAACACGATTATGTGAGGGATGGAACggatcttcttcagaaaaATGGCGTCGACGATTACGTACATATAAGAATGCTCTGTTTGGTGAAGGATGCATCAGCCGTGGTAGGCCCTAAAGGTGACGCGATTACTCATATCAAGAGAGATACGAATACCAGAATCAATGTCTCAGAtaatttgaaaaatgttcGAGAAAGGGTCATTTATGTGAGAGGTCAATGTGAAAACGTTGCATCGGCCTTCGAGCAAATCAGCAATTGCATTTACAATAAGTGCAAAAGAGGTCTATCTAAAAATGGGAAAAACGACTCCAACAATAGTTTAAGTGATGAAAAGAGTACAACGAGCACTGATGGCTCAATCACtaaagaagaggaagatgacACAGATGGTAGCAAAAATCAACAATTGAAGATATCTTTACAGCTTTTGATGCCCCATCATCTCATGGGGTATATAATCGGTAAGAATGGTTCCCGATTAAAGGAGATCGAGGAGGCAAGTAGTGCTAGATTGCATGCCTCGCCTCACCAACTACTTCCCTCAACTGACAGAATATTGCGTTTATCGGGAACCCCTACATCAATTGGGAAGGCCATTTTTCACATTTCTCAGACCTTACTTCTTAACAAGGATAGGTTAAAGAATAAAAAGACGATATTTTATCAACCAGGCTCCATATACTCCACGCTCAGGAACGGCAGTAACAATCATATCAGCAAACAAGGCCTCAACGTTACCAATACCAACGAAATGAACGGATTTGTATCAAGAGATACGCCGAACTTCTACAACCCATACTCGAATTCTAACCGCGACGGGTCGCTACCCATGGTCATGATGATACCGCCAGTAATGGCGCAGACTCCTCCACAAAAACATATAGCAGAGCTGCACCATCTGCAACGATCTCAGATTGTTTACACTGCAGAAAAAGTAGCTAATGTTGCTTCGTTTGTGCCAAATTCTTCGATCCCAAATGTGCGAATTGTTGAAGGCTCGTTTACATCAGCTCCAATGGCCATTGTCAAGCAAGAAATTTTCATAGATGAGAATTTTGTGGGAAATGTTATCGGGAAAGAGGGGAAGCATATCAATTCGATAAAGGAGACCACTGGCTGTTCGATATTTATCGATGATCCTGAAAAGGGTGAAACTTCCGAAAGAAAATTGGTCATAGAGGGTACCAACATGGGTGCCCAAGCCGCTATAATGTTGATAAGcaacaaaattgaaataGATAAATCGAATAGACTTTCCAGGAAGAAACTGTGA